A region of Paenibacillus sp. 37 DNA encodes the following proteins:
- the tig gene encoding trigger factor, with product MKATWEKIEKNLGVLEVEVDADRVTAALDKAFNKVVKQANVPGFRKGKVPRSIFEARFGVESLYQEAIDILLPEAYTEAIDQTDIFPVDRPDVDVEQFAKGETFKFKAKVTVKPEVTLGEYKGIEVAVAKGEVTDAEVTEELERLQQRHAELVVIDEGSAANGDVAVIDFDGSVDGVPFEGGQAERYSLELGSNTFIPGFEEQVVGLSTGDFKDVEVTFPESYHAAELAGKQAVFKVKIHEIKRKQLPALDDEFAKDVSEFDTLEEYKADLKTQLESRKADEAKAATENAVVEKVAENAEVDIPAAMVDSEVQNMMRDFDNRLKNQGMNLEMFLSFSGQTQADLRGQMQEDASKRVRNNLVLEAVGKAENIEVSDEEVNQELEKMAESYKRPADEIRGILEGNGSLDSLRDEVKLRKTIDVLVENSTVVEPVEAPAEEVVAEADEK from the coding sequence ATGAAAGCAACTTGGGAAAAGATAGAGAAGAACCTTGGGGTTCTTGAGGTTGAAGTGGATGCAGATCGTGTAACTGCAGCACTCGACAAAGCTTTTAATAAAGTGGTTAAACAAGCAAACGTACCTGGATTCCGTAAAGGTAAAGTACCACGTTCCATCTTCGAAGCGCGTTTTGGTGTAGAGAGCCTTTATCAAGAAGCAATCGACATTTTGCTTCCTGAAGCCTATACAGAAGCAATCGACCAAACGGATATCTTCCCGGTTGATCGTCCTGACGTAGATGTTGAACAATTCGCTAAAGGCGAAACGTTCAAATTCAAAGCAAAAGTAACTGTGAAACCTGAAGTTACTCTTGGTGAGTACAAAGGAATCGAAGTTGCTGTAGCAAAAGGTGAAGTAACTGACGCAGAAGTGACTGAAGAACTTGAGCGTCTTCAACAACGTCACGCTGAACTCGTTGTAATTGACGAAGGTTCCGCTGCTAACGGTGACGTTGCAGTAATCGACTTCGACGGTTCCGTTGATGGTGTACCTTTCGAAGGTGGACAAGCTGAGCGTTATTCCCTGGAACTGGGTTCCAACACATTCATTCCTGGATTTGAAGAACAAGTTGTGGGTCTGTCCACAGGTGACTTCAAAGACGTAGAAGTGACTTTCCCAGAGAGCTACCATGCAGCAGAACTTGCTGGCAAACAAGCGGTATTCAAAGTGAAAATTCACGAAATCAAACGCAAACAACTTCCTGCATTGGATGATGAGTTTGCTAAAGATGTTAGCGAATTCGACACACTTGAAGAGTACAAAGCTGACCTGAAAACACAATTGGAATCCCGTAAAGCTGACGAAGCCAAAGCTGCTACTGAAAATGCAGTTGTAGAAAAAGTGGCTGAGAACGCTGAAGTGGACATTCCTGCTGCAATGGTTGACAGCGAAGTACAGAACATGATGCGTGATTTCGACAACCGTCTGAAAAATCAAGGAATGAACCTTGAAATGTTCCTGAGCTTCTCTGGCCAGACTCAAGCTGACCTGAGAGGACAAATGCAAGAAGATGCTTCCAAACGTGTTCGCAACAACCTGGTGCTTGAAGCTGTAGGTAAAGCGGAAAACATTGAAGTGTCTGACGAAGAAGTGAATCAAGAACTCGAAAAAATGGCTGAATCATACAAGCGTCCTGCTGATGAGATCCGTGGCATCCTCGAGGGTAATGGTTCCCTGGACAGCCTTCGCGATGAAGTGAAACTGCGTAAAACGATTGACGTTCTTGTTGAGAACAGCACAGTTGTTGAACCTGTTGAAGCTCCAGCTGAAGAAGTTGTTGCAGAAGCTGACGAAAAATAA
- a CDS encoding CynX/NimT family MFS transporter yields MSSSIQQHSPIHTEEEHSSTSKRFGLLLAGIIVIAATMRSPITATGPVVEMIRSDTGIGHTMVGLLTSLPLLAFAAVSPFAPRLAKRLGLESALLLAVMIVTIGVALRLLPSVLSLYAGTAILGCGIAFSNVILPSLIKRDFPLRIGIVTGLYSVSMNIFGAIASGVSVPVAGATSMGWRASLGMWALLSILALLLWLPQIAAGRQRMLFIATQSAGTPVRLRTSSLAWFITLFMGLQSLIFYTTITWLPEILAEQGFSPTSAGWMLSLMQLVSVPATFIVPILAGRIRDQRVLTAITCSSLIVGYALLLSGVASLVTIGVTLAGIGAGASFGMVTMFFVLRTKDARQAASLSGMAQSFGYMLAAVGPLLFGMLHDWTKGWTLPLLIQVILAIALLIAGIQASKNRMIG; encoded by the coding sequence ATGTCATCTTCAATACAGCAGCACTCACCTATCCATACCGAGGAAGAACATTCTTCGACATCCAAAAGATTCGGTCTGTTGTTAGCAGGCATTATCGTCATCGCCGCTACCATGAGATCACCGATTACAGCAACCGGACCTGTAGTGGAGATGATCCGCTCAGATACAGGTATCGGCCATACAATGGTCGGGCTTCTGACCTCACTTCCTTTGCTTGCCTTTGCAGCTGTCTCTCCTTTTGCACCACGCCTAGCCAAGCGTTTAGGACTCGAATCTGCTCTGCTATTGGCTGTTATGATTGTAACCATTGGGGTGGCCTTACGCTTGTTGCCTTCCGTTCTCTCCTTATATGCAGGAACTGCAATTTTGGGGTGCGGCATTGCATTTAGCAACGTGATTTTGCCAAGTTTGATCAAACGTGATTTTCCATTGCGGATAGGTATCGTCACCGGATTATACTCTGTATCCATGAATATATTTGGCGCCATCGCCTCAGGTGTGAGTGTACCCGTAGCAGGAGCCACTTCTATGGGTTGGCGTGCTTCGTTAGGCATGTGGGCCTTGTTGTCCATATTGGCGCTTCTCTTGTGGCTCCCCCAGATCGCCGCAGGACGTCAGCGAATGTTATTCATAGCCACCCAGAGTGCAGGGACGCCTGTACGTCTACGGACCTCTTCCCTGGCCTGGTTCATTACTTTATTTATGGGTCTGCAATCTCTAATATTCTATACAACGATTACCTGGCTTCCCGAGATTCTCGCTGAGCAAGGATTCAGCCCCACCTCAGCAGGGTGGATGCTCTCACTAATGCAGTTGGTTAGTGTCCCGGCTACCTTTATCGTTCCGATCCTCGCCGGCCGAATACGAGATCAGCGTGTTCTAACCGCGATAACGTGCTCTTCTTTGATAGTCGGGTATGCATTATTGTTAAGTGGCGTCGCTTCGCTCGTTACCATTGGTGTCACGTTGGCAGGAATAGGTGCTGGAGCTTCATTTGGCATGGTAACGATGTTCTTCGTCCTTCGCACAAAAGATGCCAGACAAGCTGCAAGCCTGTCCGGTATGGCCCAGTCCTTCGGATATATGCTGGCCGCAGTGGGACCTCTATTGTTTGGCATGCTTCATGACTGGACAAAAGGATGGACACTTCCATTGCTAATCCAGGTCATTCTGGCCATCGCTTTGCTAATCGCAGGGATTCAGGCCAGCAAAAATAGAATGATCGGTTAG
- a CDS encoding S8 family serine peptidase: MSKRLISTLLSVLMVFSIILPAAGAAPADSVIQLENLPSTAEAKQWREILAGREAKLAADPFLDKSLEGLGGENTRVIVELSNKPVAVAQGESTLSGKSFTSSMETKAVTQVEQQQQSFVHSLTQKKIKHEVLEEYAYALNGVAIELKGNQVGQLLQIPGVVSVYPDLEFTIAPETDEVNPYMKDTAPFIGAPEVWDLGYKGNGIKVGVIDTGIDYEHPNLQEAYKGGWDFVGNDNDPYEATYQEWKSSGEPEFNERGSAFYTSHGTHVAGTIAAREAGDYGIVGVAPEADIYAYRVLGPYGSGQTSWVLGGIDRSVEDGMDIINLSLGNTANDPSYITSVALNNAMLSGVTAVVASGNDGPNRYTLGSPGASAMAITVGNSTGPSQLITADTHFWIGEEGEEAQPEQQPVPEVEQSPELGTAPGTEEPEGSEQGVPATVDEESAAAVEDTVSNEAEVPNVEEATTEENTPSVSPSAPVEASPEAAPVEEESVVAPTEAPLAITESVYRLDLMGWSLSADPETVLTGKYELEYAALGKPTDFEGQDFTGKVALIQRGEIAFVEKIANAKAAGALAVIVYNNIPGPIGVSLGDNFELIPTLSMSKEDGDVIKAELDAGQAVEVSFSDFERSQTPGDEMNSSSSRGPAKVTLDIKPDIVAPGTSILSTIPAYGKDEPDADYAQAYDRKSGTSMATPHVAGLIALLIEKHPEWTPFDIKVALMNNSKVLDTTQFDVFDQGAGRIQAVNTIDPVAFVKVLDVTQYTESGAVVEKENITGSINYGNFLSTDEKTITKTIKVEARNGSGGDYTVNVNPTRNVAGVSVEVDKSSFTLNGEEELAVTITVPRGVTATTEAQGYIEFSNGTNTFTVPYVAHFNVTLSGVKYIETVKGTEKNPFHYPLKADGTLDTLNVAMEFYNPMTFALIEIFDGLNPEGGYYQDGYIGSIFGNYYNFNANARYNLAWDGTYADYTTNEVTEIPDGLYTVDITTIGTDGKTYKEDTSPFLVKKTAPAVTAPEALEFKEDESAVLNGSVEDLYFRVAPALASGWDITFDPAASLEATYVVKKEDGSVYKEGVFEVQADGTFSLPLEGIEAGEYAVELTVKDQQGLSGTANTALKLEAVETEPETPATKAPGTPVLSHNNWVGNGLPEGAYIVTMNLWWGENATSYKLYEDGVLVDTQKLTYNAPWAQFAQTKITGKANGTYTYVAELTNDKGTTRSQTLTVRVTNATPGKAVLSHDNWDGDGYYKVTMNLWWGTNATEYRLYENDKLIDTQELRSATPYAQSAVTTLSGKASGTYTYRAELINSAGVTSTDTIKVKVK; the protein is encoded by the coding sequence TTGAGTAAACGATTGATATCCACTTTATTAAGTGTTCTGATGGTCTTTTCCATTATTCTCCCCGCGGCTGGAGCCGCTCCCGCAGATTCAGTTATTCAGCTTGAAAACTTACCGAGTACAGCCGAAGCCAAACAATGGAGAGAAATTCTTGCAGGGCGGGAAGCCAAACTTGCCGCAGATCCATTTTTGGATAAAAGCTTGGAAGGCCTGGGTGGAGAGAACACCCGCGTGATCGTTGAGCTTTCCAATAAACCTGTTGCAGTAGCGCAAGGTGAATCAACCCTCTCCGGAAAATCTTTTACCTCCTCTATGGAAACAAAGGCTGTGACTCAAGTTGAGCAACAACAACAGTCATTTGTACATAGCCTCACTCAGAAGAAAATCAAACATGAAGTATTGGAAGAATATGCATATGCCCTAAATGGTGTAGCGATTGAGCTTAAAGGAAACCAAGTGGGACAATTGCTTCAAATACCTGGCGTGGTCAGCGTATATCCTGACCTTGAATTTACAATAGCGCCTGAGACAGATGAAGTGAACCCGTACATGAAAGACACAGCACCTTTTATTGGTGCACCTGAAGTATGGGATCTGGGTTACAAAGGAAATGGCATCAAAGTGGGTGTCATCGATACAGGGATTGACTATGAGCATCCTAATTTGCAGGAAGCTTACAAAGGCGGATGGGACTTTGTTGGTAACGACAATGACCCGTATGAAGCAACGTATCAAGAATGGAAAAGTTCAGGGGAACCTGAGTTTAACGAAAGGGGAAGTGCCTTTTATACATCCCACGGTACGCACGTAGCCGGTACCATTGCTGCTCGTGAAGCAGGTGATTACGGGATTGTTGGCGTTGCTCCTGAAGCAGATATCTATGCATACCGTGTACTTGGGCCGTATGGTAGTGGTCAAACCTCATGGGTGCTCGGCGGAATTGATCGTTCCGTTGAAGATGGCATGGATATAATTAATCTCTCTTTGGGGAATACCGCTAACGATCCAAGTTATATTACCTCGGTAGCCCTGAATAATGCGATGCTGTCTGGTGTGACAGCAGTAGTTGCCAGTGGCAATGACGGACCTAACCGTTATACACTTGGTTCTCCAGGGGCGTCTGCGATGGCGATTACGGTAGGTAACTCAACAGGTCCTAGTCAGCTCATTACAGCGGATACTCACTTCTGGATTGGTGAGGAAGGCGAAGAGGCACAACCTGAACAACAACCGGTGCCAGAGGTTGAACAATCTCCTGAACTGGGTACGGCACCTGGAACAGAAGAGCCTGAAGGTTCAGAGCAAGGTGTACCCGCAACGGTTGATGAGGAAAGTGCAGCAGCTGTGGAGGACACAGTTTCTAACGAAGCTGAAGTTCCGAATGTAGAAGAAGCTACAACGGAAGAAAATACGCCATCTGTATCACCTTCTGCACCCGTTGAAGCTTCTCCTGAAGCTGCCCCTGTGGAAGAAGAGTCTGTAGTTGCTCCGACTGAAGCTCCACTGGCTATTACTGAGTCGGTTTACCGTCTGGATCTGATGGGATGGAGCCTGTCGGCAGACCCTGAAACTGTTTTGACAGGGAAATATGAGCTTGAATATGCAGCACTGGGTAAGCCAACTGATTTTGAAGGTCAGGATTTTACAGGTAAAGTGGCATTAATACAGCGTGGTGAAATCGCATTTGTAGAGAAAATCGCCAATGCTAAAGCAGCCGGAGCCTTGGCTGTTATTGTATATAACAACATTCCGGGTCCAATCGGTGTGAGTCTGGGCGATAACTTTGAACTCATTCCAACACTGAGCATGTCCAAGGAAGATGGTGATGTGATCAAGGCTGAGTTGGACGCAGGCCAAGCCGTTGAAGTAAGCTTTAGTGATTTTGAACGCAGCCAAACGCCGGGTGATGAAATGAATTCATCCAGTTCCCGCGGACCTGCCAAGGTAACACTTGACATCAAACCGGATATTGTTGCACCAGGTACAAGCATTCTGTCTACGATTCCTGCCTACGGCAAGGATGAGCCAGACGCAGATTACGCACAGGCTTATGATCGTAAATCAGGTACAAGTATGGCTACACCTCATGTAGCAGGTTTGATTGCGCTGCTGATCGAGAAGCATCCGGAATGGACGCCATTTGATATCAAAGTTGCGCTGATGAACAATAGTAAAGTGTTGGATACAACCCAATTTGATGTATTTGATCAAGGTGCTGGCCGTATTCAGGCTGTGAATACTATTGACCCTGTTGCTTTTGTCAAGGTGCTTGATGTAACTCAGTACACCGAAAGTGGCGCTGTTGTTGAAAAGGAAAATATCACCGGAAGCATCAACTACGGTAATTTCCTGAGCACAGATGAAAAGACGATTACCAAAACGATTAAAGTTGAAGCGCGGAATGGCAGTGGAGGGGATTACACCGTAAATGTGAATCCAACTCGTAATGTTGCTGGTGTATCCGTTGAGGTAGACAAGAGTTCCTTCACACTGAATGGTGAGGAAGAGCTTGCAGTGACAATTACCGTTCCACGAGGGGTTACTGCGACTACAGAAGCACAAGGATACATTGAGTTCTCGAACGGAACCAATACATTTACTGTGCCATATGTTGCTCATTTCAACGTTACGTTGAGTGGAGTTAAATATATTGAAACCGTAAAAGGCACTGAAAAAAATCCTTTTCACTATCCATTGAAGGCTGATGGTACGTTGGATACACTTAATGTAGCGATGGAATTCTACAATCCGATGACATTCGCCCTGATTGAGATTTTTGATGGTCTTAATCCGGAAGGTGGATATTATCAAGATGGTTATATCGGTTCCATTTTCGGTAACTATTATAATTTCAATGCTAACGCAAGATATAATCTTGCCTGGGACGGCACATATGCGGATTACACAACTAATGAAGTGACAGAGATTCCGGATGGTTTATACACCGTTGATATCACTACTATTGGTACGGACGGCAAAACCTATAAGGAAGACACTTCGCCATTTTTGGTGAAAAAGACAGCTCCGGCTGTAACTGCACCAGAAGCGTTGGAGTTCAAAGAGGATGAGTCTGCTGTTCTTAATGGTAGCGTGGAAGACTTGTACTTCCGTGTAGCACCTGCGCTTGCCAGCGGGTGGGACATCACGTTTGATCCGGCCGCTTCCCTGGAAGCAACGTATGTTGTGAAAAAAGAGGATGGTTCGGTTTATAAAGAAGGAGTCTTTGAAGTACAAGCTGATGGTACCTTCAGCCTTCCTTTGGAGGGAATTGAAGCAGGCGAGTATGCTGTTGAACTTACGGTAAAAGACCAACAGGGGCTTTCGGGTACAGCCAATACGGCACTGAAATTGGAAGCCGTGGAGACCGAACCAGAAACTCCGGCAACTAAGGCCCCAGGTACGCCTGTATTGTCTCACAATAACTGGGTAGGCAACGGCTTACCAGAGGGCGCGTATATCGTTACAATGAACCTGTGGTGGGGCGAGAACGCAACTAGCTACAAGTTATATGAGGACGGGGTTTTGGTTGATACGCAAAAGTTGACTTACAACGCACCTTGGGCGCAGTTTGCTCAGACGAAGATCACGGGCAAAGCCAATGGCACGTATACGTACGTGGCTGAGCTGACTAACGACAAGGGAACAACGCGTAGTCAAACGTTGACTGTTCGGGTTACCAACGCAACGCCAGGCAAAGCGGTTCTCTCTCACGATAACTGGGATGGCGACGGCTATTATAAGGTGACCATGAACCTGTGGTGGGGGACCAACGCTACAGAGTATCGTCTCTATGAAAATGATAAGTTGATCGATACGCAAGAACTCCGTTCGGCTACACCTTATGCGCAAAGTGCTGTGACTACACTGTCCGGGAAAGCATCGGGCACGTATACGTATCGGGCAGAGTTAATTAACTCTGCCGGAGTTACCAGCACAGACACGATTAAGGTAAAAGTGAAGTGA
- a CDS encoding class I SAM-dependent methyltransferase, giving the protein MKSLNQWQADEYDNKLAFVSGYGKNLISWLQPQKGEYILDLGCGTGDLTHEISLTGAEVIGMDASPDMIRRAGEKFPELEFVEGDGHQFETKRLYNAVFSNAALHWMRSPRLVVDSIWKSLKPGGRFIAEFGGKGNVQTIVNALEQVMERSTDIRASERNPWYFPSIGEYSHILEQRGFVVRQAYHYERPTRLADGEQGIVGWLAHFGGDYFASLSHEEIQQICKETSQIVKPHLWKDDALYADYKRLRIEAVKPE; this is encoded by the coding sequence ATGAAATCATTAAATCAATGGCAAGCAGACGAATATGATAACAAACTGGCTTTTGTGTCGGGATATGGCAAAAATCTGATCTCTTGGCTTCAACCACAAAAAGGGGAATACATTCTTGATCTGGGTTGCGGGACAGGGGATTTGACGCATGAAATTTCTCTGACCGGAGCTGAAGTTATTGGCATGGACGCATCGCCAGACATGATTCGCCGTGCGGGGGAGAAATTCCCTGAACTTGAGTTCGTGGAAGGAGACGGTCATCAGTTTGAGACGAAAAGACTGTATAATGCCGTTTTCTCCAATGCAGCCCTGCACTGGATGCGAAGCCCGCGATTAGTGGTGGATAGTATATGGAAATCTTTGAAGCCCGGAGGGCGTTTTATAGCAGAATTCGGTGGTAAAGGGAATGTTCAGACCATTGTGAATGCATTAGAGCAGGTTATGGAGCGGAGCACGGACATTCGTGCATCGGAACGTAATCCTTGGTATTTTCCGTCGATCGGAGAATATAGCCATATTTTAGAACAACGTGGATTTGTGGTGCGACAGGCCTATCACTACGAGCGTCCTACCAGACTGGCAGATGGTGAGCAGGGTATAGTAGGCTGGTTGGCTCATTTTGGAGGCGACTATTTTGCAAGTCTCAGTCATGAAGAGATACAACAAATATGCAAGGAAACCAGTCAGATCGTGAAGCCTCACCTTTGGAAAGATGATGCTCTGTATGCCGATTACAAGCGTCTGCGTATTGAAGCCGTGAAGCCAGAATAA
- a CDS encoding DUF4870 domain-containing protein, with translation MRQLLSALSYFSIFFAPFLFPIIIWIVAKDDYIEGHAKRALFSHVFPFLAAIPLFYFFVTAHSLGSAVGFVILFFVIYGLSFVYNVVKGIQVLREYA, from the coding sequence ATGAGACAGCTTTTATCAGCCCTATCCTATTTCAGTATTTTCTTTGCCCCGTTCCTGTTTCCGATCATTATATGGATTGTTGCCAAGGATGATTACATTGAGGGACATGCAAAACGCGCCTTATTCTCACATGTATTCCCCTTTCTCGCTGCCATTCCGTTATTTTATTTCTTCGTAACTGCGCATAGTCTGGGTTCCGCCGTCGGGTTTGTCATTCTATTCTTTGTGATCTACGGATTAAGCTTTGTGTACAATGTGGTTAAAGGGATTCAAGTACTGCGCGAGTATGCTTGA
- the asnB gene encoding asparagine synthase (glutamine-hydrolyzing) has translation MCGITGFIQWNRDLTQESELLVRMTDSLSNRGPDASGTWISNPCAFGHRRLSVMDPENGAQPMHALQGDTSYTVVYNGELYNAPELKKELLQRGHQFRTQCDTEVLLASYIEWGPACVDRFNGIFAFAIWDGGREQVFIARDRLGVKPLFYSNNKDTLVFGSEPKALLIHPDVEAAVGPEGLAEVFIVGPARTPGHGVYSSLSELKPAHALIYNRNGIRTYAYWKLESQNHEHNLEETAAEVRSLLQDTLERQLASDVPVCSLLSGGLDSSALSALAVDYYNRTGQGQISTYSVDYVDNAKHFQAHSFQPGADGPWIKRMVDELKTDHHWIEIENGELVHALTQAMLVRDLPGMADVDSSLYLFCKEIKKGATVAVSGEAADEVFGGYPWFHREDMLNSGTFPWSVAPDMRAALLSPDIREWIRPLDYLADRYSDAVAEVPLLDGETGKAAQMRVMSYLNITRFMPTLLDRKDRMSMGAGLEVRVPYCDHRLIQYVFNIPWEMKITGGREKGILRKALEGVLPDDVLYRKKSPYPKTHNPQYLAAVKQQVLDILDDPTSPILPLIDKAQIRNLASSPDAASNLPWFGQLMSGPQLFAYLTQINTWLRTYKVAIR, from the coding sequence ATGTGCGGTATTACCGGCTTCATACAGTGGAATCGGGATTTGACCCAGGAATCAGAGCTGCTGGTCCGTATGACGGATAGCTTGTCGAACCGGGGGCCCGACGCTTCAGGTACATGGATCTCCAATCCTTGTGCCTTTGGACATCGGCGTCTTAGTGTAATGGACCCCGAGAACGGCGCACAGCCCATGCATGCGTTACAGGGAGATACCTCCTATACCGTCGTGTATAACGGAGAACTATACAATGCACCCGAGTTGAAAAAGGAATTGCTCCAGCGGGGGCATCAGTTCCGCACGCAATGTGATACGGAAGTGTTGCTCGCCTCTTATATTGAGTGGGGACCGGCATGTGTTGACCGGTTTAACGGTATTTTTGCTTTTGCCATATGGGATGGGGGACGCGAACAGGTTTTTATCGCACGAGATCGCCTTGGCGTTAAACCTCTTTTCTACAGTAATAACAAAGACACACTCGTATTTGGTTCAGAGCCCAAAGCTCTGCTCATTCACCCGGATGTGGAAGCCGCTGTTGGCCCGGAAGGATTGGCCGAAGTGTTTATCGTAGGGCCTGCACGGACACCAGGACACGGCGTATACTCTTCACTGAGCGAACTCAAGCCTGCTCACGCGCTGATCTATAACCGAAACGGGATCCGAACCTATGCCTATTGGAAACTGGAAAGCCAGAACCACGAACATAACCTGGAAGAGACGGCAGCCGAGGTACGCTCTCTCTTGCAAGATACACTGGAGCGCCAGTTGGCTTCGGATGTTCCGGTATGCTCTCTTTTATCAGGAGGACTGGACTCCAGCGCCTTGTCTGCATTAGCCGTGGATTATTACAATCGGACCGGGCAAGGCCAAATCAGTACGTATTCTGTCGATTATGTGGATAACGCCAAGCATTTCCAGGCGCATTCCTTTCAGCCGGGTGCAGATGGACCCTGGATTAAGCGAATGGTGGATGAACTCAAGACCGATCATCACTGGATTGAGATTGAGAACGGAGAACTGGTTCATGCACTAACACAGGCCATGTTAGTAAGGGATCTGCCAGGTATGGCGGATGTAGATTCCTCGCTCTATTTGTTCTGTAAAGAAATCAAAAAAGGGGCCACCGTTGCCGTCTCAGGCGAAGCAGCGGATGAAGTATTTGGCGGCTACCCCTGGTTCCATCGAGAAGATATGCTGAACTCCGGTACGTTTCCGTGGTCTGTAGCGCCTGATATGCGAGCAGCCTTGTTATCCCCGGATATTCGGGAATGGATTCGGCCACTCGATTATTTGGCAGACCGCTATTCGGATGCAGTGGCTGAAGTGCCTCTGTTGGATGGGGAAACAGGTAAAGCCGCACAAATGCGGGTGATGTCCTACCTAAACATTACCCGTTTCATGCCTACACTTCTGGATCGCAAAGACCGGATGAGCATGGGGGCAGGACTGGAAGTGCGGGTACCTTACTGTGACCATCGTCTGATCCAGTATGTGTTTAACATCCCTTGGGAAATGAAAATAACCGGCGGGCGGGAAAAAGGTATTCTGCGTAAAGCACTCGAAGGTGTCCTGCCTGACGATGTGTTATATCGCAAAAAGAGTCCGTACCCGAAAACACATAATCCGCAATATCTGGCCGCGGTCAAACAACAGGTACTTGATATCCTGGATGATCCCACATCACCTATTTTGCCTTTGATTGACAAAGCTCAGATCCGGAATCTTGCGTCTTCACCAGATGCAGCTTCCAATCTCCCCTGGTTCGGACAGTTAATGTCGGGTCCCCAGTTATTTGCTTATCTGACTCAGATCAATACCTGGTTGCGGACATATAAAGTCGCTATTCGTTAA